From the genome of Carassius gibelio isolate Cgi1373 ecotype wild population from Czech Republic chromosome A16, carGib1.2-hapl.c, whole genome shotgun sequence, one region includes:
- the LOC128030799 gene encoding sodium/potassium-transporting ATPase subunit gamma isoform X1, giving the protein MELCVAAVLLSYFAPALASQMEEIHEHDKPFHYDYESLRIGGLIFAVILFLTGIFLIISRKCRCKGNKSKPLGLDPEAARGAK; this is encoded by the exons ATGGAACTTTGTGTAGCTGCAGTGCTTTTGTCGTACTTCGCTCCAGCTTTGG CTTCCCAAATGGAGGAAATTCATG AGCACGACAAGCCATTTCATTATG ATTATGAATCCCTGAGGATCGGTGGTCTGATCTTTGCTGTGATCCTCTTCTTGACGGGGATCTTCCTCATTATCA GTCGGAAATGCCGCTGCAAAGGGAACAAGTCCAA GCCACTGGGTCTCGACCCAGAGGCAGCCAGAG GTGCAAAATAA
- the LOC128030799 gene encoding sodium/potassium-transporting ATPase subunit gamma isoform X2, giving the protein MELCVAAVLLSYFAPALASQMEEIHEHDKPFHYDYESLRIGGLIFAVILFLTGIFLIISRKCRCKGNKSKPVGLDQEAARGAK; this is encoded by the exons ATGGAACTTTGTGTAGCTGCAGTGCTTTTGTCGTACTTCGCTCCAGCTTTGG CTTCCCAAATGGAGGAAATTCATG AGCACGACAAGCCATTTCATTATG ATTATGAATCCCTGAGGATCGGTGGTCTGATCTTTGCTGTGATCCTCTTCTTGACGGGGATCTTCCTCATTATCA GTCGGAAATGCCGCTGCAAAGGGAACAAGTCCAA GCCAGTGGGTCTCGACCAAGAGGCAGCCAGAG GTGCAAAATAA
- the LOC128030799 gene encoding sodium/potassium-transporting ATPase subunit gamma isoform X4, translating into MELCVAAVLLSYFAPALASQMEEIHEHDKPFHYDYESLRIGGMIFAVILFLTGIFLIISQKCRCKGNKSKPVGLDQEAARGAK; encoded by the exons ATGGAACTTTGTGTAGCTGCAGTGCTTTTGTCGTACTTCGCTCCAGCTTTGG CTTCCCAAATGGAGGAAATTCATG AGCACGACAAGCCATTTCATTATG ATTATGAATCCCTGAGGATCGGTGGTATGATCTTTGCTGTGATCCTCTTCTTGACGGGGATCTTCCTCATTATCA GTCAGAAATGCCGCTGCAAAGGGAACAAGTCCAA GCCAGTGGGTCTCGACCAAGAGGCAGCCAGAG GTGCAAAATAA